From the Acidimicrobiales bacterium genome, the window CGTGGCGCGCCCCCGGGATGAGCGCCGCCGTGCGTTCACCACCCGAGGGGCCGACGAGCGTGTCACGGTCCCCGTGCAGGACGACCGTGGGCACGCCGATGCCCCGCAGGCCCGCGTCACGGGGCGGCGACACGAGGTAGGCGGCGGCCTGGCGGGCGTCCGCGTCGGCGTCGGCGGGGCGACGGTCCCAGCACTCGTCGAAGTAGTCACGCAGCGCTTCGGGATCGTGGTGCCCGGGACTCGACCACACCTCCCGCACGGCGATTCCCCGCTCGATCGACGCCTCCCGACCCTCCGGGGCCGGCTCCATGATCGCAGCGAGCGCCTCCGGTGTCGGCTGGCCGACCTCGGGCTCACCCGTCGACGACGACAGCGAGGCGAGCGACGCGACCACCCCGGGGTGCTCGATGGCCACGGACTGGGCGATCATCCCACCCAGCGACGTGCCGAACAGGTGCACCGGATCCGCCGACAGGTGCGAAATGAGGCCGGCGACGTCGGCTGCCATGTCCGAGAGGGTGTAAGGGACCGGGGCGTGGGGCTCACCGACGATCATGGCGTCCACGTCACGGCGCCCGAACCCGGAGTCGTCGAGATGGGTGGACAGGCCGACGTCGCGGTTGTCGAACCGCACCACCGACAGACCGTGGTCGGCCAGTGCGGCGCAGAACGGCAGCGGCCACGAGATCGCCTGGGTGTTCAGGCCGGCGACGAGGACGAGCAGCGGGTCATCCGCTTCCCCGAACCTCTCGTAGTGCAGTTCGATCTCGCCCACGCGTGCCGTGGCGGCCACGGCCGGGACGATCACATCCTGTCGAGGAGGTCGCGCTTCTTCGCCGCGAACTCCTCTTCGGTGATGATGCCGCGGGCCCGCAGTGAGTCGAGGCGCTCGATCTGTTCGGGAATCGTCTCCCGGGGGGCGCTCTCCCCCGCAGCCGCTGCGGTCCCGGCTTCGGCCGCGCCCGCAGCCATCGTCCGGCCGTAGGCCTCGAGGCGCCGCTGCTCGACGTCCTCCATGGCGCGGTAGATCTCCTGCTGTACGGAATTCGGTCGACGCACGTTCTCGAAGTTCTGCCGACCACCCTCACCCG encodes:
- a CDS encoding alpha/beta fold hydrolase; amino-acid sequence: MAATARVGEIELHYERFGEADDPLLVLVAGLNTQAISWPLPFCAALADHGLSVVRFDNRDVGLSTHLDDSGFGRRDVDAMIVGEPHAPVPYTLSDMAADVAGLISHLSADPVHLFGTSLGGMIAQSVAIEHPGVVASLASLSSSTGEPEVGQPTPEALAAIMEPAPEGREASIERGIAVREVWSSPGHHDPEALRDYFDECWDRRPADADADARQAAAYLVSPPRDAGLRGIGVPTVVLHGDRDTLVGPSGGERTAALIPGARHVVLEGMGHDMPEAYWPTIIDAVVANIEHARVAAPGPR